A single genomic interval of Paenibacillus macerans harbors:
- the ppc gene encoding phosphoenolpyruvate carboxylase encodes MTELTVTAGTSNSNNLLRRDIRFLGNILGEVLVHQGGNELLDIVEKIREASKSLRAVFLPELHDEFKEMINSLEPGIRHQVIRAFAIYFQLVNIAEQNHRIRRKRDYERSAGEAVQSGTIEAAIKGLKEQGFTYVEVKEIMEGMSLELVMTAHPTEAMRRAILDIHKRIADDVMQLDNPTLTFREREQLREKLLNEVITLWQTDELRDRKPTVLDEVRNGMYYFHETLFHVLPEVYQELERSLTKYYPEHYWHVPAYLRFGSWIGGDRDGNPSVTADVTWQTLRMQRKLAVREYQHILSDLFKHLSFCTTIIDVTDELMASIQRDRLQVKLQKTQQWNNEKEPYRIKLTYMVEKLHNLLDDAKKDTPERYANVSEFIEDLKIIDRSLRHHYADYVADTHLKKLIRQVELFGFHTATLDVRQHSKEHENAMTEILANMNIVPNYSELEEEEKVKLLEKLLNDPRPLTSPYQDYSESTNECLEVYRAIYRAQQEYGKQCITSYLISMTEAASDILEVMVFAKEVGLFHKEADGSVTCTLQSVPLFETIDDLHAAPGIMNQLFTMPIYRQSVAAMNDLQEIMLGYSDSNKDGGVVTANWELRVAMKQITATANQYGVKLKFFHGRGGALGRGGMPLNRSILVQPPETIGGGIKITEQGEVLSSRYSLRGIAYRSLEQATSALIEANKLAKLRQKCNPEEERWEEIMAGISETSLSKYQDLVFREPNFLKFFRESTPLVEIGELNIGSRPSKRKNSDRFEDLRAIPWVFAWTQSRYLFPAWYAAGTGLMNFYQNKEENLKILQEMYQHFSFFRSVIDTLQFALIKADLVIAQEYANMCSDSEAKERVFGQIEEEFRLTREMVLKIAGISEILDNVPGLQESIRLRNPYVDPLSYLQVQLLAELRSVREQGEDDAHLLREVLLTINGIAAGLRNTG; translated from the coding sequence ATGACTGAACTAACGGTTACCGCAGGCACAAGCAACTCAAACAACCTGCTCCGGCGCGACATTCGTTTTTTGGGCAATATTCTAGGAGAGGTCCTGGTACATCAGGGCGGTAACGAGCTCTTGGATATTGTCGAGAAGATTCGTGAAGCCAGTAAATCGCTGCGGGCTGTATTTTTACCCGAATTGCATGATGAGTTTAAGGAAATGATCAATTCTCTTGAACCCGGAATTCGTCACCAAGTTATCCGTGCTTTTGCCATTTACTTTCAGCTCGTCAATATTGCCGAGCAGAATCATCGGATTCGCCGCAAGCGGGATTACGAACGTTCGGCCGGAGAAGCCGTTCAATCGGGAACGATCGAGGCCGCCATTAAAGGCCTGAAGGAACAGGGTTTCACTTATGTCGAAGTTAAGGAAATCATGGAGGGTATGTCCCTGGAGCTTGTGATGACGGCACACCCTACCGAAGCGATGCGGCGGGCGATCTTGGATATTCACAAACGGATTGCCGACGATGTCATGCAGCTCGATAATCCTACCCTTACGTTCCGCGAGCGTGAACAGCTTAGAGAGAAGCTGCTAAATGAAGTGATCACGCTTTGGCAAACCGATGAGCTGCGCGATCGTAAGCCCACGGTGCTCGATGAGGTCAGAAACGGGATGTACTATTTTCATGAGACGCTGTTTCATGTGCTTCCCGAAGTATATCAGGAACTGGAACGCAGCCTGACCAAATACTATCCGGAGCATTATTGGCACGTGCCCGCTTACCTGCGCTTTGGTTCGTGGATCGGCGGCGACCGGGACGGCAACCCGTCCGTTACCGCGGACGTGACCTGGCAAACGCTGCGGATGCAGCGGAAGCTGGCCGTGCGCGAGTATCAGCACATTTTGAGCGATTTGTTCAAGCATCTGAGCTTCTGCACCACGATCATCGACGTGACCGACGAGCTGATGGCCTCCATTCAACGCGACCGGCTTCAGGTAAAGCTGCAAAAAACGCAGCAGTGGAACAACGAGAAGGAGCCCTATCGCATTAAACTGACTTACATGGTGGAGAAACTGCACAATCTGCTGGACGACGCGAAAAAGGACACTCCGGAGCGCTACGCCAACGTGAGCGAGTTTATCGAGGACTTGAAAATCATCGACCGCAGTCTGCGCCACCATTATGCGGACTATGTAGCCGATACGCATCTTAAAAAGCTGATCCGCCAGGTGGAGCTGTTCGGCTTCCACACGGCGACCCTGGACGTTCGCCAGCACAGCAAAGAGCACGAGAACGCCATGACGGAAATCTTGGCGAACATGAATATCGTGCCGAACTATTCCGAACTGGAGGAAGAGGAGAAGGTCAAGCTGTTGGAAAAACTGCTGAACGATCCTCGTCCGTTGACGTCGCCTTATCAGGATTACAGCGAAAGCACCAATGAATGCCTGGAAGTATACCGTGCGATATACCGTGCGCAACAAGAGTACGGAAAGCAATGTATTACCAGCTACCTGATCAGTATGACGGAAGCGGCCAGCGATATTCTCGAAGTTATGGTTTTTGCCAAAGAAGTCGGATTGTTCCATAAGGAAGCGGACGGCAGCGTAACCTGCACACTGCAATCCGTGCCGCTGTTTGAGACGATCGATGATCTGCATGCCGCGCCGGGCATCATGAATCAGTTGTTCACCATGCCGATCTATCGGCAATCGGTGGCGGCGATGAATGATCTGCAGGAAATTATGCTGGGATACTCCGACAGCAACAAGGACGGCGGCGTGGTCACGGCCAACTGGGAGCTGCGCGTCGCGATGAAGCAAATTACGGCGACGGCCAACCAATACGGCGTTAAGCTGAAGTTTTTCCACGGCCGCGGAGGCGCGCTTGGCCGCGGGGGCATGCCGCTGAACCGCAGCATTCTGGTACAGCCGCCGGAAACGATCGGAGGAGGCATCAAGATCACCGAGCAGGGTGAAGTGCTCTCGTCGCGTTATTCTTTGCGAGGCATCGCCTACCGCAGTCTGGAGCAGGCTACCTCCGCATTGATCGAGGCCAACAAGCTTGCCAAGCTGCGTCAGAAGTGCAACCCCGAGGAAGAGCGCTGGGAAGAAATCATGGCCGGCATCTCGGAGACTTCGCTGAGCAAATACCAGGATCTCGTGTTCCGCGAACCGAATTTCCTGAAGTTTTTCCGGGAATCTACGCCGCTTGTCGAGATCGGCGAACTGAATATCGGCTCGCGCCCGTCCAAACGCAAAAACAGCGACCGGTTTGAGGATCTCCGGGCGATTCCTTGGGTATTTGCCTGGACGCAAAGCCGCTATCTATTCCCGGCTTGGTATGCCGCCGGCACCGGACTGATGAATTTTTATCAGAACAAAGAAGAAAATCTGAAAATACTGCAGGAAATGTATCAGCACTTCTCGTTTTTCCGCTCCGTGATCGATACGCTGCAGTTCGCCTTGATTAAGGCGGACTTGGTAATCGCACAGGAATACGCCAATATGTGTTCCGATTCGGAAGCGAAGGAGCGGGTCTTTGGTCAGATCGAAGAAGAATTCCGGTTGACGCGGGAGATGGTCCTGAAGATCGCCGGCATCTCCGAAATTCTCGACAATGTCCCGGGGCTTCAGGAATCGATCCGCCTGCGGAATCCTTACGTTGATCCGCTGAGTTACCTACAGGTTCAACTGCTGGCCGAGCTGCGCTCGGTTCGCGAGCAAGGCGAGGATGACGCGCACCTGCTGCGCGAAGTTCTGCTTACCATTAACGGCATTGCCGCAGGGCTCCGGAATACGGGCTGA
- the sigW gene encoding RNA polymerase sigma factor SigW, translated as MDLGENTVVDHFDARLVKLARKGDQGAFAELVDLYKDKLFHLGYRMLSNRHEAEDVVQETFLRVHKNWSRYDDKQKFSTWIYRIATNLCIDRLRKRKPSYYLDAEMNDQEGMDGYTLIPGDDKTPETEYLLSETQRTIHQAIAGLPAKYKSVIILRYLQEMSLQEISEVLDMPVTTVKTRVHRGREFLRKKLEHKVL; from the coding sequence ATGGATCTGGGGGAAAATACGGTGGTAGATCATTTCGACGCAAGGCTGGTGAAGCTGGCCCGGAAAGGGGATCAGGGAGCCTTTGCCGAACTCGTTGATTTATATAAGGATAAACTGTTTCATCTGGGCTACAGGATGTTGTCGAACCGGCACGAAGCGGAGGATGTCGTGCAGGAGACGTTTTTAAGGGTTCACAAAAACTGGAGCCGTTACGATGATAAACAGAAATTTTCGACATGGATATACCGCATTGCGACGAATCTTTGTATCGACCGGTTGCGCAAGCGGAAACCGAGTTACTATCTCGATGCCGAAATGAACGACCAGGAAGGTATGGACGGTTATACGCTGATTCCCGGTGACGACAAAACGCCGGAAACGGAATATCTGCTTTCGGAAACGCAGCGGACGATTCATCAAGCCATAGCGGGCTTGCCGGCGAAATATAAGTCCGTCATTATTTTAAGATACCTGCAGGAAATGTCGCTCCAGGAAATCAGCGAAGTGCTGGACATGCCGGTAACGACGGTCAAGACGCGGGTTCACCGGGGACGCGAGTTTCTGCGAAAAAAGCTGGAGCACAAAGTGCTTTAA
- a CDS encoding zf-HC2 domain-containing protein has product MECKQASSLMHDYLDGELSRDEALALKQHMQTCPVCQERFKELEQTEMMLFATIKHTSLSAPDELVNRIISQIPNQPKQQAWIKWIKRHPALTAAAMFLLVMLFSAVSFWDTDDQLVVKGTNLDQVIIHGDTVTVPDNSKIAGNLTIENGKAEIYGEVEGNLTVIDGTFYQASTAHISGQVKEIDRALDWIWYRITNTFTEVAYR; this is encoded by the coding sequence ATGGAATGCAAGCAAGCCTCCTCATTAATGCATGATTATTTGGACGGCGAATTGAGCCGCGACGAAGCCCTAGCGTTGAAGCAACATATGCAAACCTGTCCGGTATGCCAGGAGCGGTTCAAAGAATTGGAGCAAACCGAAATGATGCTGTTTGCGACCATCAAGCACACGAGCCTTTCGGCGCCCGATGAGTTGGTCAACCGGATCATCAGCCAGATCCCGAATCAGCCGAAACAGCAGGCCTGGATCAAGTGGATCAAGCGGCACCCGGCTTTGACCGCGGCCGCCATGTTTCTGCTGGTGATGCTGTTCAGCGCCGTCTCTTTTTGGGATACCGATGATCAACTCGTAGTCAAAGGGACTAATCTCGATCAGGTGATCATCCATGGCGACACGGTGACGGTACCCGACAACTCAAAAATCGCCGGGAACTTGACGATAGAAAACGGCAAGGCCGAAATCTATGGTGAAGTTGAAGGCAATTTAACCGTCATTGACGGTACGTTTTATCAGGCTTCTACCGCGCATATTTCCGGTCAGGTCAAAGAAATCGATCGGGCACTGGATTGGATCTGGTATAGGATTACCAATACGTTCACGGAAGTCGCCTATAGGTAA
- the cdaA gene encoding diadenylate cyclase CdaA, with protein MSYFSNMTWQDTIKDVIDILIVTYIIYQLILLVRGTRAVQLLKGILVLVVIWAVSTWFDLYTLKWLMNQMFTFGVLAIFIIFQPELRRALEQLGRGKLFGRSSADEEQFGKEIGEIIKAVNYLSRRKIGALIVFERDTGLNEYTESGIPMQSLISSQLLINIFIPNTPLHDGAVIIQGHKISAAACYLPLSENPFISKELGTRHRAAIGISEVGDAVSIVVSEETGQISLAINGQVVRDINEESLISKLYEELGPDSSANEKRRPFRRRKEAGKNG; from the coding sequence ATGAGTTATTTTTCGAATATGACTTGGCAGGACACCATCAAGGATGTCATCGATATCCTCATCGTTACCTACATCATTTACCAACTGATCTTGCTTGTGCGGGGAACGCGGGCCGTTCAACTGCTCAAGGGGATTCTCGTTCTGGTGGTTATTTGGGCGGTAAGCACGTGGTTTGATTTATATACGCTGAAATGGCTCATGAACCAAATGTTTACGTTCGGCGTACTGGCGATCTTCATTATTTTCCAGCCGGAATTAAGACGCGCGCTGGAGCAACTCGGTAGAGGCAAGCTATTTGGCCGCAGTTCGGCCGATGAGGAACAATTCGGCAAAGAAATCGGCGAGATTATCAAAGCCGTTAATTATTTATCACGTAGAAAAATCGGGGCGTTGATCGTCTTTGAACGGGATACGGGGCTCAATGAATATACCGAATCCGGGATTCCGATGCAATCGCTCATCTCTTCGCAGCTGCTGATCAATATTTTTATCCCGAATACGCCGCTGCATGACGGAGCGGTCATTATTCAGGGTCATAAAATATCGGCCGCGGCCTGCTATTTGCCGTTGTCGGAAAACCCGTTCATCAGCAAAGAACTGGGCACCCGGCACCGTGCGGCGATCGGGATCAGCGAAGTCGGCGATGCCGTTTCGATCGTCGTGTCCGAAGAGACCGGTCAAATTTCCCTGGCGATCAACGGCCAAGTCGTGCGCGATATAAATGAGGAGTCGTTGATTTCCAAGCTTTACGAAGAGCTTGGGCCGGATTCAAGCGCCAACGAAAAGCGCAGACCTTTCCGTAGAAGGAAGGAGGCCGGCAAAAATGGATAA